Proteins encoded in a region of the Lysobacterales bacterium genome:
- a CDS encoding DUF3667 domain-containing protein, which translates to MADELFSLDRGLPYTAWCVLRSPGSTARRYVETRDPRLTRPFRLALIVLALCALVLHFSGQGEQFLAGLVHGTRASAGGRSPDALTAAMSALFARFDLALVVCWLPAVALSFMRAPVQPRPNLAEATAFSLYALASLLPLQLALLLGLPLLGVQPMGFLLLLPLAWLGWAVWGYLRPSGWHALALLSIPVLAVFTLSLLFVLLVFASAAIYPLLM; encoded by the coding sequence ATGGCCGACGAGCTGTTCAGTCTTGACCGCGGTCTGCCCTATACCGCCTGGTGTGTGCTGCGTTCGCCAGGCTCGACTGCGCGGCGCTATGTCGAGACGCGCGATCCGCGATTGACGCGGCCGTTCCGGCTCGCCTTGATCGTGCTCGCGCTGTGCGCGCTGGTATTGCACTTCAGCGGGCAGGGCGAGCAGTTCCTTGCAGGGCTGGTGCATGGAACACGCGCGAGCGCCGGCGGCAGGTCGCCAGACGCTCTGACGGCGGCGATGTCCGCGCTGTTCGCCCGCTTCGACCTGGCCCTCGTGGTGTGCTGGCTGCCGGCAGTCGCACTGTCCTTCATGAGGGCGCCAGTGCAGCCCCGCCCCAACTTGGCCGAGGCCACGGCCTTTTCGCTGTACGCCCTCGCGAGCCTTTTGCCTCTGCAGTTGGCTTTGCTGCTCGGCCTGCCGCTGCTGGGCGTGCAGCCGATGGGGTTCCTGCTGCTGCTGCCACTGGCATGGCTGGGCTGGGCCGTCTGGGGTTATCTGCGGCCCTCCGGCTGGCATGCGCTGGCGCTGTTGAGCATCCCTGTGCTCGCTGTGTTCACCCTGAGCCTGCTGTTCGTTCTGCTCGTATTCGCCTCGGCGGCGATCTACCCGCTGCTGATGTGA